From a single Nicotiana tabacum cultivar K326 chromosome 8, ASM71507v2, whole genome shotgun sequence genomic region:
- the LOC142162956 gene encoding uncharacterized protein LOC142162956: MATESQSSPSIVSSTPVGDRSLPVGSMASGVVDSTHPYYLHPSDYPGMNLVSSAFDGRSYSGWRRATVIALSAKNKLGFIDGSLVVPAADSGLQQAWARSNDMSAKDLWSDLEDRFGQTNGAKLFQLQKELSAVVQGSSSMSTYFTKMKSLWDELDALNTFSACVCECDCGAKAKYQNAHQDERLL; encoded by the exons ATGGCTACTGAATCCCAGAGCAGCCCTTCAATTGTCTCTTCCACTCCTGTTGGAGATAGATCACTTCCAGTAGGCTCCATGGCTAGTGGTGTTGTTGATTCAACACACCCTTATTATCTTCACCCTTCAGATTACCCAGGGATGAACCTGGTTTCTTCAGCATTTGATGGCAGGAGCTATAGTGGCTGGAGAAGAGCTACAGTCATAGCTTTATCAGCAAAGAACAAGCTAGGGTTCATTGATGGATCCCTAGTTGTACCAGCCGCAGACTCAGGTCTTCAACAGGCCTGGGCAAGATCAAATGACATG AGTGCCAAAGATCTTTGGAGTGACCTGGAAGACAGGTTTGGTCAAACAAATGGAGCTAAGCTTTTTCAACTACAGAAAGAACTAAGTGCTGTGGTGCAGGGGAGTTCAAGTATGTCTACTTATTTCACTAAAATGAAGAGCTTATGGGATGAGTTAGATGCTCTCAACACATTCTCTGCCTGTGTGTGTGAATGTGATTGTGGAGCAAAAGCAAAGTACCAAAACGCTCATCAAGATGAAAGATTATTGTAA